Proteins encoded in a region of the Cytobacillus pseudoceanisediminis genome:
- the rnr gene encoding ribonuclease R has translation MEINIQQLIDKLLHYMKDEAYKPLTVQELEAAFGIEDSTGFKDFVKALVVMEEKGLVVRTRSNRYGLPEKMNLIRGKLSGHAKGFAFVIPEEQGMDDIFIPPNETNNALNGDIVLARVTTESSGQRREGTIVRILERGVTQIVGTYTESKHFGFVIPDDKKFASDIFIPKAASKGAVEGHKVVVKLTTYPEGRKSAEGEVIDILGHKNDPGVDILSVIHKHGLPLEFPDEVLKQAEETPDTIDPSELENRRDLRNEVIVTIDGADAKDLDDAVMVQKLENGHYRLGVHIADVTYYVREDSPIDREAEERATSVYLVDRVIPMIPHRLSNGICSLNPKVDRLTLSCEMEITPDGEVVNHEIFQSVIKTTERMTYSDVNKILEEQDEELIDRYQPLVPMFELMKELSLILRNKRMHRGAIDFDFKEAKVIVDEEGNPTEVALRERSIAERLIEEFMLAANETVAEHFHWMDVPFIYRIHEDPKEDKLRRFFEFITNFGYIVKGTANSVHPRALQEIIEEVQGKPEEMVVSTVMLRSMQQAKYYEESLGHFGLSTEFYTHFTSPIRRYPDLIVHRLIRTYLIEGKLDQATREKWNVQLPDIAEHSSNMERRAVEAERETDELKKAEYMADKIGEEYDGIISSVTNFGMFVELPNTIEGLIHVSYMTDDYYRYDERQMAMIGERTGNVFRIGDEITVRVVNVNKDERSIDFEIVGMKGTRRREPREAPKVFKTGSSEKKPRRSKTDQGNGNSSGGPRKKKRKSITKMRQKQSGRKRRGKKIGRAEKALSFPSQQGYSLRGARNFAIIERPL, from the coding sequence TTGCCGGAAAAAATGAATCTTATCCGCGGCAAGCTTTCCGGCCATGCAAAGGGATTTGCCTTTGTCATTCCGGAAGAGCAGGGAATGGATGATATTTTTATCCCGCCCAATGAAACGAATAATGCTTTAAATGGCGATATCGTTCTTGCGCGTGTGACGACTGAGAGTTCAGGGCAGAGGCGGGAAGGTACAATTGTCCGCATCTTAGAGCGCGGTGTGACACAAATTGTCGGAACTTATACGGAAAGTAAGCATTTTGGATTTGTTATCCCGGATGATAAAAAGTTTGCCAGTGATATTTTTATCCCCAAAGCAGCATCAAAAGGCGCTGTTGAAGGGCACAAGGTCGTTGTAAAACTGACCACTTATCCAGAAGGCAGAAAGAGTGCAGAAGGAGAAGTTATTGACATTCTCGGGCATAAAAATGACCCGGGTGTGGATATTCTATCTGTTATTCACAAGCATGGCCTTCCGCTTGAGTTTCCGGATGAGGTGCTTAAGCAAGCTGAAGAAACGCCGGATACGATTGATCCAAGTGAATTGGAAAACCGCCGGGATCTTAGGAACGAAGTCATCGTTACCATTGACGGTGCTGATGCGAAAGACCTTGATGACGCAGTAATGGTCCAAAAGCTTGAAAACGGACATTACAGACTGGGTGTCCATATTGCAGATGTAACGTATTATGTACGCGAAGATTCACCAATCGACCGGGAGGCTGAAGAGCGGGCAACCTCCGTGTATTTAGTGGACCGGGTGATCCCGATGATTCCGCATCGCTTATCAAACGGCATCTGCTCTTTGAATCCGAAAGTGGACCGTCTTACCCTTTCTTGTGAGATGGAAATCACACCGGATGGGGAAGTGGTGAATCACGAGATTTTCCAGAGTGTGATCAAAACAACGGAACGGATGACTTATTCAGATGTGAATAAGATTTTGGAAGAGCAGGACGAAGAACTTATCGACAGGTACCAGCCGCTTGTGCCGATGTTCGAGCTGATGAAGGAGCTTTCTCTGATCTTGCGTAATAAGAGAATGCATCGCGGAGCCATCGACTTTGATTTTAAAGAAGCGAAAGTCATTGTGGATGAAGAGGGCAATCCGACAGAGGTGGCATTGCGCGAACGCTCGATTGCGGAGCGCCTAATTGAAGAGTTTATGCTCGCAGCCAATGAAACCGTTGCTGAGCACTTCCATTGGATGGATGTACCTTTCATTTACCGTATCCATGAAGATCCGAAGGAAGATAAGCTGAGAAGATTTTTCGAGTTCATCACGAACTTTGGCTATATTGTAAAAGGAACAGCCAATTCCGTTCACCCGCGTGCTCTTCAGGAAATCATTGAAGAGGTTCAGGGAAAGCCGGAAGAAATGGTTGTATCCACAGTGATGCTCCGCTCCATGCAGCAGGCGAAATATTATGAAGAGAGCCTGGGCCATTTCGGGTTATCAACAGAGTTTTACACACACTTCACATCACCGATTCGCCGTTACCCGGACTTAATTGTCCACAGACTAATCCGCACCTATTTAATTGAAGGCAAGCTGGATCAGGCGACAAGGGAAAAGTGGAATGTACAGCTCCCGGATATTGCTGAGCATTCTTCCAATATGGAGCGCCGTGCAGTGGAAGCGGAACGCGAAACAGATGAGCTTAAGAAAGCGGAATATATGGCTGATAAAATTGGCGAAGAATATGATGGGATCATCAGTTCTGTTACGAATTTTGGAATGTTTGTCGAGCTTCCAAACACAATTGAAGGCCTTATTCATGTCAGCTATATGACGGACGATTATTACCGCTATGACGAGCGCCAGATGGCGATGATTGGCGAGCGTACGGGCAATGTGTTCCGCATAGGCGACGAGATCACTGTTCGTGTCGTCAATGTAAATAAAGACGAACGCTCGATTGATTTTGAGATCGTCGGCATGAAGGGAACCCGCAGACGGGAACCACGTGAAGCTCCAAAGGTGTTCAAGACAGGCAGCAGCGAGAAAAAGCCGCGCAGAAGTAAGACTGACCAGGGAAATGGAAACAGTTCAGGCGGCCCGAGAAAGAAAAAGAGAAAAAGCATTACGAAAATGCGCCAAAAGCAAAGCGGAAGAAAAAGAAGAGGTAAAAAAATTGGGAGGGCCGAAAAGGCTCTCTCTTTCCCTTCTCAGCAGGGCTACTCGTTGAGAGGGGCACGCAATTTTGCTATAATAGAGAGACCGCTATAG
- the smpB gene encoding SsrA-binding protein SmpB: MPKGTGKMVAQNKKAYHDYAIEETYEAGIVLQGTEIKSIRAGKVNLKDSYARIQNNEIYLFGMHVSPYEQGNRYNHDPLRTRKLLLHRKEISKLIGESKEVGYSIVPLKMYLKNGYAKVLIGLARGKKKYDKREDLKKKEAKREVERAFRERQKM; the protein is encoded by the coding sequence ATGCCAAAAGGAACTGGCAAAATGGTTGCGCAAAATAAAAAGGCCTATCATGACTATGCTATAGAAGAAACATACGAAGCAGGCATTGTTCTGCAGGGGACGGAAATTAAATCGATCCGTGCGGGCAAGGTGAATCTGAAGGACTCATATGCCAGAATTCAAAACAATGAAATCTATCTTTTCGGCATGCATGTCAGTCCTTATGAGCAGGGAAACCGCTACAATCACGATCCGCTAAGGACAAGAAAGCTTCTTTTGCATAGAAAAGAAATCAGCAAGCTGATTGGCGAGTCAAAGGAAGTCGGCTATTCGATCGTTCCATTAAAAATGTATCTTAAAAATGGTTATGCAAAAGTTTTAATTGGCCTGGCAAGGGGTAAAAAGAAATATGACAAGCGTGAGGATCTGAAGAAGAAAGAAGCCAAGCGTGAAGTAGAGCGTGCTTTCCGTGAAAGGCAGAAAATGTAA